The Lacrimispora xylanolytica genome has a segment encoding these proteins:
- a CDS encoding response regulator transcription factor, which translates to MKKATIIIIEDDADIREGIRILLESEHYKVFEAENGETGISLLNEYVDLVILDVMMPGMSGIRTCEEIRKFSFVPIIFLTAKSSDSDKLIGLMAGGDDYLAKPFSYSELLGRVKAQIRRYQIYRGKEKNGLDLPEHKLLEIGNIRINKDFNEVWVDDKEVELSELEYRILLLMMQHPRKVFSAQNIYESVWKEPYFHSSNGTVMVHISKLRVKIEKVHDSPTHIKTIWGKGYRFE; encoded by the coding sequence ATGAAAAAAGCTACGATTATAATTATTGAAGATGATGCTGATATCCGTGAGGGAATTCGGATTTTATTGGAAAGCGAGCATTATAAAGTTTTTGAGGCAGAGAATGGGGAAACAGGTATTTCATTGTTAAATGAATACGTTGACCTTGTAATACTGGATGTCATGATGCCTGGAATGTCTGGAATCAGGACTTGCGAAGAAATCAGGAAATTTTCTTTCGTGCCAATCATATTCCTGACTGCAAAATCAAGCGATTCCGACAAGCTCATCGGACTTATGGCTGGCGGCGATGATTATCTGGCAAAGCCCTTTTCTTACTCTGAGCTTCTTGGCAGAGTAAAAGCACAAATCAGACGTTATCAAATTTATCGGGGAAAGGAAAAAAACGGACTGGACCTACCGGAACATAAACTCCTGGAAATTGGCAATATCCGTATAAACAAAGATTTTAATGAAGTTTGGGTGGACGACAAAGAGGTAGAATTATCAGAATTGGAATACAGGATTCTTCTATTAATGATGCAGCATCCAAGAAAAGTATTTTCTGCACAAAATATATATGAAAGTGTCTGGAAAGAACCGTATTTTCATTCCTCTAATGGAACTGTTATGGTTCATATCAGTAAATTAAGAGTTAAGATTGAGAAGGTCCATGATAGTCCAACGCATATTAAAACCATATGGGGAAAGGGATATCGATTTGAATAG
- a CDS encoding CotH kinase family protein: MSTNKHLGKLSLTFLILALLITGALYNGDKLGLKSQDKSMEYEKRLFDDSRVHTINIVMDDWDKFIASAKDKKYSACTIIIDGETFTNVGIRAKGSSSLTDAADAGSTRYSFKVEFDHYEKAINYHGLDKISLNNMIHDSTYMMDYLAYQMMGDFGVSSPLSSYTNILVNGEKWGFYLAVEGLEESFLKRNYGINYGNLYKPEGKEEEADGKEEELQPDDQEERFTPDVNLQYINDDPKSYSIFFDHAKTKISSKDKKRFISAIRELNLGNHFNKVLDTEKVIRYFVVHNFVVNGDSYTGEDAHNYYLYEKDGRLSMIPWDYNMSFGTFSHEDSTLAVNVPINEALKDRPMQSWIMKDSKYQKMYQDYYRKFLDSSDIAKRIQQTALLISPHVEKDPSKFCTYEEYQKAVNTLNRFCQLRTESIRGQLNGTIPSTISDQAANKAALIDASDIHINDMKNKKLMN; encoded by the coding sequence ATGTCTACAAACAAGCATTTAGGGAAACTATCCCTTACCTTCCTAATTCTGGCCCTTCTTATTACAGGCGCATTGTATAACGGTGATAAACTGGGACTGAAATCTCAGGATAAATCCATGGAATATGAAAAGCGCCTGTTTGACGATTCCCGCGTTCACACCATTAACATTGTGATGGACGATTGGGATAAGTTTATCGCTTCTGCTAAGGATAAAAAATATTCCGCCTGTACCATTATCATTGATGGAGAAACGTTTACTAACGTGGGAATCCGCGCCAAAGGCTCATCCTCTCTGACCGATGCAGCAGACGCTGGCAGTACCAGATATAGCTTTAAGGTTGAATTTGACCATTATGAAAAGGCAATCAACTATCATGGACTTGATAAAATATCATTAAATAACATGATTCATGACAGTACTTATATGATGGATTACTTAGCCTATCAGATGATGGGAGACTTCGGTGTCAGCAGTCCCTTAAGCAGTTATACCAACATCCTGGTAAACGGTGAAAAATGGGGTTTTTATCTGGCGGTTGAGGGCTTGGAAGAATCCTTTTTGAAACGAAATTATGGTATTAACTACGGTAATTTATATAAACCTGAGGGCAAAGAAGAAGAGGCCGATGGGAAAGAGGAAGAGCTCCAGCCAGATGACCAGGAAGAGAGATTCACTCCAGATGTGAATCTGCAATATATCAATGACGATCCAAAGAGCTATTCCATCTTCTTTGATCATGCCAAAACAAAGATATCTTCCAAGGATAAGAAGCGTTTTATCTCAGCCATCAGAGAGCTGAACTTGGGGAATCATTTTAATAAGGTATTGGATACAGAAAAGGTAATACGTTATTTTGTTGTTCACAACTTCGTGGTAAATGGGGACAGCTACACCGGCGAAGATGCCCACAATTATTATCTCTACGAGAAAGATGGCCGATTATCCATGATCCCATGGGACTACAATATGTCCTTTGGTACATTTTCTCACGAAGACTCCACCCTGGCGGTTAATGTGCCAATCAACGAAGCCTTAAAAGACCGCCCCATGCAAAGCTGGATCATGAAAGATAGTAAGTATCAAAAAATGTATCAGGACTATTACAGGAAATTTCTTGATTCTTCTGATATTGCCAAACGAATCCAACAAACCGCATTGCTCATCTCCCCTCATGTTGAGAAAGACCCAAGTAAATTCTGCACCTATGAAGAATATCAAAAGGCCGTCAATACATTAAACCGCTTCTGTCAATTACGGACAGAAAGCATCAGGGGACAGTTAAACGGAACTATACCTTCAACCATCAGCGATCAGGCTGCGAACAAAGCAGCTTTGATTGATGCATCAGACATTCATATCAATGATATGAAAAATAAGAAATTAATGAACTAA
- a CDS encoding DUF4956 domain-containing protein, producing MNFSDVFKSSFVDKVTSISLLDMLVALLLSFCIGLFICYIYKLTYNGVLFSSSFAVTLMALTMITTIVILAVTSNVVLSLGMVGALSIVRFRTAIKEPLDIAFLFWSIAVGIILAAGLIPLAVIGSIVIGSVLLIFVNKKIYTNPYIVVLQCDGYHVEAKAKEYLNTKTLKCVVKSKTVRKGAIEVNLEVRLKDNNTDFVNELSEIEGVHSAVLVSYNGDYMG from the coding sequence ATGAATTTTAGTGATGTTTTTAAATCAAGCTTTGTGGACAAGGTAACGAGTATTAGCTTATTGGATATGCTAGTGGCATTGCTGCTATCCTTTTGCATTGGATTATTTATCTGCTACATATACAAATTGACCTACAACGGAGTTCTGTTCTCTTCCAGCTTTGCAGTCACCTTAATGGCCTTAACTATGATTACAACCATTGTAATCCTGGCTGTGACCTCTAATGTAGTGCTTTCACTGGGAATGGTAGGTGCACTCTCAATCGTAAGATTTCGAACGGCGATCAAGGAACCACTTGATATTGCCTTCTTATTCTGGTCCATTGCAGTAGGCATTATCCTGGCTGCCGGTTTGATACCTTTAGCTGTGATTGGAAGCATTGTTATCGGCTCCGTACTTCTTATTTTTGTAAATAAGAAAATTTATACCAACCCATATATTGTAGTACTCCAATGCGACGGCTACCATGTAGAAGCAAAGGCCAAGGAATACCTTAATACAAAAACATTGAAATGCGTTGTTAAAAGTAAGACCGTAAGAAAAGGAGCCATTGAAGTTAATTTAGAGGTTCGTTTAAAGGATAATAATACGGATTTTGTCAATGAATTATCGGAAATAGAAGGGGTACATAGCGCTGTGTTAGTAAGCTACAATGGAGATTATATGGGATAG
- a CDS encoding polyphosphate polymerase domain-containing protein: protein MKFRHEWKHEISYSDMIAIRQRLLAVATLDSHAINGTYKIRSLYFDDFQDQALRDKIDGISRREKFRIRYYNDNLDFIYLEKKSKVGGLGNKQSVSLSRQEAQDVVDGQIEWMKAREEPLIQELYFKMTTCGLRPKTIVDYIREPFIFKPGNVRVTLDYDIRTGLHSIDFLNPHCPMIPAGDSGIVMEVKWDEFLPSIIRDTVQLTGRRVSAFSKYAVCRLYG from the coding sequence TTGAAGTTTAGACATGAATGGAAACATGAAATATCTTATAGTGACATGATAGCAATCCGCCAACGTCTCCTTGCGGTTGCAACATTAGATTCCCATGCGATCAATGGAACCTATAAAATCCGCAGCCTGTATTTTGATGATTTTCAGGATCAGGCATTGCGGGATAAGATTGATGGCATAAGCAGACGGGAAAAATTCCGTATCCGCTACTACAATGACAATCTGGACTTCATTTACCTTGAAAAGAAAAGTAAGGTCGGAGGACTCGGAAACAAACAAAGCGTTTCTCTTTCCAGGCAGGAGGCACAGGATGTGGTGGATGGGCAGATTGAGTGGATGAAAGCCAGGGAGGAACCTTTAATCCAGGAATTATATTTTAAAATGACCACCTGTGGGCTGAGGCCAAAAACAATTGTAGATTACATCAGAGAGCCCTTTATCTTTAAGCCGGGAAATGTACGGGTTACTCTGGACTACGATATTCGTACCGGCCTTCACTCCATTGATTTTCTCAATCCCCACTGTCCCATGATTCCAGCAGGGGATAGCGGGATCGTAATGGAGGTAAAATGGGATGAGTTTCTCCCTTCCATCATACGCGATACCGTTCAGCTTACCGGTCGGAGGGTTTCTGCATTTTCTAAATACGCAGTCTGCCGTTTATACGGCTAA
- a CDS encoding GNAT family N-acetyltransferase produces the protein MEDVYKSCPVMENNQYVLTLVTMKDAPDLLKVYGDERSVPLFNSDNCHGDLFYYSTLDRMEEAIRFWISEYEKKRFVRWGIFVKEKKEVVGTIELFHRNSVDYFHDCGLLRLDLRSDYERKEVIEDILSLVVPNTWELFDCSLIAAKAVIEAKERIQALLALGFSPTGHTLIGHDGTEYGDYFVLTKTQE, from the coding sequence ATGGAGGATGTATATAAAAGCTGTCCGGTTATGGAAAATAATCAGTATGTACTAACCCTTGTAACCATGAAGGACGCGCCTGATTTATTAAAGGTCTATGGGGATGAAAGGTCAGTCCCACTCTTTAACAGCGATAACTGCCACGGAGACTTGTTTTATTACAGCACCTTAGACCGTATGGAAGAGGCAATCCGGTTCTGGATTTCAGAGTATGAGAAAAAGCGGTTTGTCCGCTGGGGGATTTTTGTAAAGGAGAAAAAGGAAGTGGTGGGGACAATAGAACTGTTTCACCGGAATTCTGTGGATTACTTTCATGATTGCGGCTTATTACGGCTGGATCTTCGGAGTGATTATGAAAGGAAAGAGGTGATTGAGGACATACTTTCCTTAGTGGTGCCAAACACCTGGGAGCTTTTTGATTGCAGCTTGATTGCCGCCAAGGCAGTTATAGAAGCCAAAGAAAGGATCCAGGCGCTTCTTGCACTGGGATTTTCACCTACGGGCCATACGCTGATTGGCCATGATGGGACAGAATATGGAGATTATTTCGTTCTTACAAAAACACAGGAGTGA
- a CDS encoding helix-turn-helix transcriptional regulator, with the protein MKIDRLLGITIYLLNHGRTKASVLAEHFEVSIRTIMRDMDTLCMAGIPVSSNFGTDGGFEIMETFEMQRQVAGEMDYSFVVSALQSLSSAYHDKELNATLEKLESLTTSPKSPMILDLSVVHENRDTNELLYLLNQWIQKKVRISFSYTNAKDEKSQVEVEPVCTIYQWYHWYLIGFSLKHQDYRMYKVVRMDQLKATGEINGREHDIDEVKAFLKGREDSRKRVKVRLLCQDRLRSKCREYLGASITKEYETGEFECEVFTLEDETFWYGLLLSFGGAVRVLEPKSLIERIQRDCADILKHYERIEENK; encoded by the coding sequence ATGAAAATTGACCGACTGTTGGGCATAACCATTTATTTATTGAACCATGGCAGAACAAAGGCATCTGTACTGGCAGAGCATTTTGAAGTTTCTATCAGGACTATTATGAGGGATATGGATACCCTGTGTATGGCTGGCATTCCGGTCTCTTCTAATTTTGGGACTGACGGTGGTTTTGAAATCATGGAAACCTTTGAGATGCAGCGGCAGGTGGCAGGAGAGATGGATTACAGCTTTGTTGTCAGTGCCTTACAAAGCCTCTCTTCTGCTTATCATGATAAGGAGTTAAATGCTACCCTGGAAAAGTTAGAAAGCCTGACAACTTCCCCCAAATCCCCTATGATTCTGGACTTAAGCGTGGTTCACGAGAACAGGGACACCAATGAGCTTCTCTATCTTTTAAATCAGTGGATTCAGAAAAAGGTGAGAATTTCATTCTCTTATACCAACGCCAAAGATGAAAAAAGTCAGGTAGAGGTAGAACCTGTGTGTACGATTTATCAGTGGTACCATTGGTATCTCATAGGATTCAGCTTAAAGCATCAGGATTACCGGATGTATAAGGTGGTACGGATGGATCAACTGAAGGCTACGGGAGAAATCAATGGAAGAGAGCATGATATCGATGAGGTAAAGGCATTTTTAAAAGGCAGAGAGGATAGCCGGAAACGAGTGAAGGTGCGCCTTTTGTGCCAGGACAGGCTCAGATCCAAATGCCGGGAATACTTAGGGGCTTCCATTACAAAGGAATATGAAACCGGTGAGTTTGAATGTGAAGTATTTACTCTGGAGGATGAGACCTTTTGGTATGGACTTCTTTTATCCTTTGGCGGGGCTGTTAGAGTATTGGAACCAAAGTCTTTGATTGAGCGGATCCAAAGGGATTGCGCGGATATCTTAAAGCATTATGAAAGAATTGAGGAGAACAAATGA
- a CDS encoding DJ-1/PfpI family protein: MKHVYIYLLNTMADWETGYILQGLTAQTMVGEVKYQVKTVGITKEPIRTLGGMTMVPDCSIEEVSLDSVGALLLPGGETWKEEVHQPVLDLALLCIEQKIPVAAICGATLALADLGVLNKRTHTSNSLEFLTGLSPTYTGSSFYVNEMAARDGNVITASSAGGLLWARYILESLNIYSKEVIDAWYGYFSTGRMEYFMELMEASQN, translated from the coding sequence ATGAAACATGTATATATTTATCTTTTAAATACAATGGCGGACTGGGAAACAGGCTATATTCTACAGGGCCTGACCGCCCAGACCATGGTAGGTGAGGTTAAGTACCAGGTAAAAACAGTGGGAATTACAAAGGAACCTATAAGGACTCTTGGAGGGATGACCATGGTACCTGACTGTTCCATTGAGGAAGTCAGCTTGGACTCTGTTGGGGCTTTATTACTTCCTGGAGGTGAGACCTGGAAGGAAGAGGTGCATCAGCCGGTTCTTGACCTGGCGCTTCTTTGTATCGAACAGAAGATACCGGTTGCTGCCATCTGCGGAGCCACCCTTGCCCTGGCTGACTTAGGCGTTTTAAACAAGCGCACCCATACCAGCAATTCTTTAGAGTTCTTAACCGGACTTTCACCCACATACACGGGCAGCAGCTTTTATGTCAATGAAATGGCAGCCAGGGATGGAAACGTCATTACCGCCAGCTCCGCAGGAGGCCTGCTCTGGGCAAGGTATATTCTGGAGAGCTTAAATATCTATTCCAAGGAAGTAATTGATGCCTGGTACGGCTATTTTTCAACCGGCAGGATGGAATATTTTATGGAATTAATGGAAGCATCTCAAAATTAA
- a CDS encoding MurR/RpiR family transcriptional regulator translates to MKGLLVRIEDYLQYAGEAEKELMIRLQRNPESVLRKSIKEIAKETYTSPATIVRLCKKLGCNGYKDFQSTLAYEVALFRESRDIAFQTITPQDSVEDIIYKVTKKNIESLETTRKLLEPKIITECVKLLESSRSVCLFGLGTSLLVAKDLYLKLLRADVICNVCDDWHAQFLTARNLKKNDLAIVISYSGLTEEMLTCAKEAKANGAKVIAITRAVESKLAAEADFVLPIAATELIHRSGAMSSRISQLNVVDVLFTAYVNRNYEFCMKQFGRTHIQKDGGT, encoded by the coding sequence ATGAAAGGACTGCTTGTAAGAATCGAAGACTATCTCCAGTATGCGGGAGAAGCAGAAAAGGAGCTGATGATCCGGCTTCAGAGAAATCCGGAGTCTGTGCTGAGAAAGAGCATTAAGGAGATTGCAAAGGAGACCTACACCTCCCCGGCCACCATTGTCAGGCTTTGTAAAAAGCTTGGCTGCAACGGGTATAAGGATTTTCAAAGTACCCTGGCCTATGAGGTAGCATTGTTTAGGGAGAGCAGGGATATTGCATTTCAAACCATTACACCACAGGACTCAGTGGAGGACATCATCTATAAGGTAACAAAGAAAAACATAGAGTCCCTGGAAACCACCAGAAAGCTTTTGGAGCCAAAGATTATAACCGAATGCGTAAAGCTTTTGGAATCCAGCAGAAGCGTTTGCTTATTCGGACTTGGCACTTCGCTTTTAGTAGCAAAAGATTTGTACTTAAAGCTTCTTCGGGCTGATGTAATCTGCAATGTATGCGATGACTGGCATGCCCAGTTTTTAACTGCCAGGAACCTAAAGAAGAACGATCTTGCCATTGTCATCAGTTATTCGGGACTGACGGAAGAGATGCTGACCTGCGCGAAGGAGGCAAAAGCCAATGGAGCAAAGGTAATTGCCATCACCAGAGCTGTGGAATCAAAGCTGGCAGCAGAAGCTGACTTTGTGCTTCCCATAGCCGCAACAGAGCTGATTCACAGAAGCGGAGCCATGTCATCAAGAATCTCCCAGTTAAATGTGGTCGATGTTCTTTTCACCGCTTATGTCAACCGAAATTACGAATTCTGTATGAAACAGTTTGGAAGAACTCATATACAAAAGGACGGAGGAACGTAA
- the murQ gene encoding N-acetylmuramic acid 6-phosphate etherase produces MIDLSKLTTELRNPDTMNLDQMTPMEIAGIMNQEDGNVVAAIKEVLPSVAIAIEWATESLKSGGRIIYIGAGTSGRLGVLDAVECPPTFGVSKDLVVGLIAGGEKAFVEAVEGAEDSKTLCEEELKEIGLQKEDIVIGLAASGRTPYVIYGLKYADSIGCKTVAIACNRGSDIGREAKLAIEPVTGPEVLTGSTRLKAGTAQKMILNMISTGSMIGVGKVYENLMVDVKQSNEKLVVRSQNIVMTATDCSRERAKEELEKADGHVKTAILMILSGCDAATAREKIEIAGGNIRKALK; encoded by the coding sequence ATGATTGATTTATCAAAATTAACCACAGAGCTTCGAAACCCGGATACCATGAACCTGGATCAGATGACTCCTATGGAGATTGCAGGCATTATGAACCAGGAGGATGGTAATGTGGTGGCAGCCATTAAGGAGGTTCTCCCTTCCGTTGCCATTGCCATAGAGTGGGCCACAGAAAGTCTGAAGTCAGGAGGCAGAATCATATACATTGGAGCCGGTACTTCAGGCCGCTTAGGTGTTTTAGATGCTGTGGAGTGTCCACCCACCTTTGGGGTTTCTAAGGATCTTGTGGTGGGCCTCATTGCAGGCGGGGAGAAGGCATTTGTAGAGGCAGTGGAAGGAGCAGAGGACAGTAAGACTCTTTGTGAAGAGGAGCTAAAGGAAATCGGCTTACAAAAAGAGGATATTGTCATAGGTCTGGCAGCTTCCGGCAGGACCCCTTATGTAATCTACGGTCTTAAGTATGCCGATTCCATTGGCTGTAAGACTGTAGCAATAGCCTGTAACCGGGGTTCTGATATTGGCAGGGAAGCGAAGCTTGCCATTGAACCGGTAACGGGTCCTGAGGTGCTTACCGGCTCTACGAGACTGAAAGCAGGAACCGCCCAGAAAATGATACTTAACATGATTTCAACCGGCAGCATGATTGGAGTTGGAAAGGTATATGAAAACCTTATGGTTGATGTAAAGCAGAGCAATGAAAAGCTGGTGGTAAGATCCCAGAACATTGTTATGACAGCCACTGACTGCAGCAGGGAAAGAGCAAAGGAAGAACTGGAGAAGGCAGACGGTCATGTTAAGACAGCCATTTTAATGATTCTTTCCGGGTGTGATGCTGCCACTGCCAGAGAAAAGATTGAAATAGCCGGAGGGAATATCCGAAAGGCTTTAAAATAG
- a CDS encoding PTS transporter subunit EIIC, which translates to MDYKKISEALIELLGGTSNITSNAACMTRLRIGLKDTSKVEIERIKQVEGVLGVVESDTLQIVFGPGKVNKVLDEFYQLTGLPKGQAQDGGEVQSIDDVAKENKALQKAKYDKPVQRFLKKIANIFVALLPGIIAAGLINGICNVINVSTGGSLSGVWWYACIRTMGWALFAYLPILVGYNAAREFGGSGALGAIAGAMSIVNPAMPLLATVKDAQIILPITNTVFNPASGGLLAALIAGMFFAVLEKRIRKIMPDLIDTFISPLLVLIIGGIVALLVIQPLGAGLTKVIFAVLSFAYEKMGVVGGYILSAGFLPLVAVGLHQALTPIHSMLNDPAGATAGINYLLPILMMAGGGQVGAGLALYLKTKNKKLKRYIKDSIPVGILGIGEPLMYAVTLPLGRSFLTACIGSGFGGALAALLHLGTVSQGVSGLFGLLIVQPGQQLGFILSMLTAYAGGFLVTYFFGVDEDRINEVYGE; encoded by the coding sequence ATGGATTACAAAAAAATCAGTGAAGCGCTCATTGAGCTTTTAGGAGGAACGTCCAATATTACCTCCAACGCCGCCTGTATGACAAGGCTTCGCATTGGGTTAAAGGACACATCAAAGGTAGAGATTGAAAGGATTAAACAGGTGGAAGGTGTTCTTGGGGTGGTAGAGAGTGACACGCTTCAGATCGTCTTTGGTCCGGGAAAAGTAAACAAGGTTTTAGATGAATTCTATCAGCTGACAGGGCTTCCAAAGGGTCAGGCACAAGACGGGGGAGAGGTACAGAGCATTGATGATGTGGCAAAAGAGAATAAGGCCCTGCAAAAAGCAAAGTACGATAAACCGGTCCAGCGTTTCTTAAAGAAGATCGCTAATATATTCGTGGCACTGTTACCCGGAATCATCGCAGCAGGTCTTATTAATGGAATCTGCAATGTAATCAACGTATCCACAGGCGGATCTCTTTCCGGAGTCTGGTGGTATGCCTGCATCCGTACCATGGGCTGGGCACTGTTTGCCTATCTGCCCATTTTAGTAGGTTATAATGCGGCAAGAGAATTTGGCGGTTCCGGTGCCCTGGGCGCCATCGCAGGAGCTATGTCCATTGTCAATCCTGCTATGCCTTTACTGGCAACGGTTAAGGACGCTCAGATTATCCTGCCTATCACAAACACTGTATTTAACCCGGCTTCCGGCGGCCTTTTGGCAGCTCTCATCGCAGGTATGTTCTTTGCAGTCCTGGAGAAGAGGATCCGAAAGATTATGCCGGATCTCATTGATACCTTCATCAGTCCCCTTCTGGTGCTGATCATTGGTGGCATTGTGGCCCTTTTGGTGATACAGCCTTTAGGAGCAGGTCTTACAAAAGTGATCTTTGCTGTTTTAAGCTTTGCATATGAAAAGATGGGCGTAGTAGGCGGTTATATTTTATCCGCAGGATTTTTACCCTTAGTAGCCGTTGGGCTCCATCAGGCACTTACCCCCATCCACTCCATGTTAAATGATCCCGCCGGAGCCACCGCAGGTATCAACTATCTGCTTCCTATCCTTATGATGGCAGGCGGAGGCCAGGTAGGTGCAGGCTTAGCCTTATACTTAAAAACAAAGAATAAGAAGCTAAAACGCTATATTAAGGATTCCATTCCTGTAGGCATTCTTGGAATTGGAGAGCCTCTTATGTATGCGGTAACACTGCCTCTTGGACGGTCCTTTCTTACTGCCTGTATCGGCAGCGGTTTTGGCGGAGCACTGGCAGCCCTTCTTCATCTTGGCACCGTTTCTCAGGGCGTTTCCGGCCTGTTCGGACTCTTAATTGTACAGCCGGGACAGCAGCTTGGATTTATCCTTTCCATGCTGACCGCTTATGCAGGTGGATTCCTTGTTACTTATTTCTTTGGTGTAGATGAAGACAGAATCAACGAAGTATACGGAGAATAA
- a CDS encoding MupG family TIM beta-alpha barrel fold protein encodes MKTGISLYFSSGMEKNRGMIKKAGEHGVQYIFTSLHIPEETGVNYRQDIICLLTLCKEHHCNVIVDVGPETFKKLGVNSLHELGDLGITHVRLDYGFTARDVVDISKRFHVVFNASTITEEELLEWKQYGADFTKFAACHNFYPKEFTGLSLERVKEINQRLKYLGFMTMAFVPGNLELRGPLMEGLPTVEEHRRRKDDVVFNMLELFFNGCCDVVLIGDVDIKGSEWEGIKSLNNGYVELEADLLPPYEFVKSTIHHDRPDSSSYLFRSQESRQYGQEILPDKNQKNKVRKAGSICISNKDYLRYMGELEIARVELPLDPRLNLIGQIKEKDMKYLPYLRNGFGIKFI; translated from the coding sequence ATGAAAACTGGAATCTCACTTTATTTCTCAAGCGGTATGGAGAAAAACAGGGGGATGATAAAAAAGGCGGGAGAGCATGGAGTACAGTATATTTTTACCTCCCTCCACATTCCTGAAGAAACTGGAGTCAACTACCGCCAGGATATTATATGTCTTTTAACTCTTTGCAAGGAACATCATTGCAACGTAATTGTAGACGTTGGCCCGGAAACCTTCAAAAAGCTAGGAGTAAATAGTCTCCATGAGTTAGGAGACCTTGGTATTACCCATGTAAGGCTGGACTATGGATTTACAGCCAGAGATGTGGTAGATATTTCCAAACGGTTCCATGTCGTTTTTAATGCCTCTACCATTACCGAGGAGGAACTTCTAGAATGGAAGCAGTACGGGGCTGATTTTACAAAGTTTGCCGCTTGCCATAACTTTTATCCCAAGGAATTTACCGGACTGTCCCTGGAACGGGTGAAGGAAATCAATCAGCGGTTAAAGTATCTGGGATTTATGACCATGGCATTTGTGCCAGGAAATTTAGAGCTTCGGGGACCACTGATGGAAGGACTTCCTACGGTAGAGGAACACAGAAGGCGTAAGGATGACGTTGTTTTCAATATGCTGGAGCTGTTTTTTAACGGGTGCTGCGATGTGGTGCTTATCGGTGATGTGGATATTAAGGGGAGTGAGTGGGAAGGCATCAAGAGCTTAAACAATGGGTATGTAGAACTGGAAGCTGACCTTCTTCCCCCCTATGAGTTCGTGAAGAGTACCATACATCATGACAGACCGGATTCCAGCAGCTATTTATTCCGGTCTCAGGAATCGAGACAGTATGGGCAGGAGATCCTTCCGGATAAGAACCAGAAAAATAAAGTCAGGAAAGCAGGAAGCATCTGCATTTCCAACAAGGATTATTTAAGATATATGGGAGAGCTTGAAATCGCAAGGGTGGAGCTTCCCCTGGATCCCCGGCTGAACCTGATTGGTCAGATAAAGGAAAAGGATATGAAATATCTTCCCTACCTTCGAAATGGATTTGGTATCAAGTTTATTTAA